One Mesoplodon densirostris isolate mMesDen1 chromosome X, mMesDen1 primary haplotype, whole genome shotgun sequence genomic region harbors:
- the LOC132482505 gene encoding melanoma-associated antigen 10-like: MSELRQPEADFQTPVPAQGLVEAQLLGAEGEEAVSPSSSSSYSDLPQDEEGPSTWHDQEDVLQHALCQKVDELVAFLLFKHQTKESTTKAEMLTILKDYQDHFPMVFRRASEDMRLILGLDVKEVDPSNHSYVLVPTLGLTYDGMLSDRPSMPKTGLLVLLLGLILLEADSVAPEEVVWGALSKIDVCAGREHYIYGEPRELLTKVWVQEGYVEYRQVPHSDPARYEFLWGPRAYAETSKCQVLEHLHRVSEWDPRSFPSLSAEGVSDEEQGA; the protein is encoded by the exons ATGAGTGAGCTCCGCCAGCCGGAGGCAGACTTTCAGACCCCAGTCCCGGCCCAGGGCCTGGTGGAGGCACAGCTGttgggggctgagggggaggaggCCGTATCCCCCTCGTCCTCCTCTTCTTACTCTGACCT CCCCCAAGATGAGGAAGGGCCGAGCACCTGGCATGACCAGGAAGATGTGCTCCAACATGCTCTATGTCAGAAGGTGGATGAACTGGTGGCGTTCCTGCTGTTCAAGCATCAGACCAAGGAGTCGACCACAAAGGCAGAAATGCTGACCATCCTCAAAGATTACCAGGACCACTTCCCCATGGTCTTCAGGCGAGCCTCCGAGGACATGCGGCTGATCCTTGGCCTCGACGTGAAGGAAGTGGACCCCAGCAATCACTCCTATGTCCTcgtccccaccctgggcctcaccTACGATGGGATGCTGAGTGACAGGCCGAGCATGCCCAAGACCGGCCTCCTGGTGCTGCTCCTGGGCCTGATCCTCCTGGAGGCCGACTCTGTTGCCCCTGAGGAGGTGGTCTGGGGAGCACTTAGCAAGATAGATGTGTGTGCCGGGAGGGAGCACTACATCTATGGGGAGCCCAGGGAGCTCCTCACCAAAGTGTGGGTGCAGGAGGGCTACGTGGAGTACCGGCAGGTGCCCCACAGCGACCCCGCCCGCTACGAGTTCCTCTGGGGTCCCCGGGCCTACGCGGAGACCAGCAAGTGTCAGGTCCTGGAGCATCTGCACAGGGTCAGTGAATGGGATCCCAGGTCCTTCCCATCCCTGTCTGCAGAGGGTGTGAGCGACGAGGAACAGGGAGCCTGA